Proteins found in one Candidatus Binataceae bacterium genomic segment:
- a CDS encoding peroxiredoxin has translation MALHIGSVAPDFTQESTEGSINFHQWIGDKWAILFSHPKDFTPVCTTELGTVARLKPEFDKRNIKAIGVSVDDVNSHKNWINDIEETQHVKMNFPVLGDSDKKVAKLYDMIHPEWNDTLTVRSVFVIDHNKKIRLILTYPASTGRNFQEILRAIDSLQLTDKHQVATPADWKKGDDCIIVPALQDPEVIKQKFPKGYKTVRPYLRITPYPGE, from the coding sequence ATGGCACTTCATATTGGCAGCGTCGCGCCAGACTTTACGCAGGAATCGACCGAGGGCTCGATCAACTTCCATCAGTGGATCGGCGACAAGTGGGCGATTCTCTTCTCGCATCCGAAGGATTTCACCCCGGTATGCACCACTGAACTCGGCACCGTCGCGCGGCTCAAGCCCGAGTTCGACAAGCGCAACATCAAGGCGATCGGCGTCAGCGTCGACGACGTAAACTCACACAAGAACTGGATCAACGACATCGAAGAGACCCAGCACGTGAAGATGAACTTCCCCGTGCTCGGCGACTCCGACAAGAAAGTCGCCAAGCTCTACGACATGATCCATCCGGAATGGAACGACACGCTCACGGTGCGCTCGGTCTTCGTTATCGACCACAACAAGAAGATCCGGCTCATCCTGACCTATCCTGCCAGCACGGGCCGCAACTTCCAGGAAATCCTCCGCGCGATCGATTCGCTGCAGCTCACCGACAAGCATCAGGTGGCGACGCCCGCCGACTGGAAGAAAGGCGACGATTGCATCATCGTGCCGGCACTCCAGGATCCCGAAGTGATCAAGCAGAAGTTCCCCAAGGGCTACAAGACTGTGCGCCCCTACCTGCGCATCACGCCCTACCCCGGCGAGTAA
- a CDS encoding enoyl-CoA hydratase-related protein, with protein sequence MAYETILYEAANAVATITLNRPAKMNAYTATMGWEMYDAIARADSDPEVRVIVMTGAGDRAFCAGADMSMFNDNIKAREGNAEQRSEHRERGGSLPGLMRNLSKPSIAAINGYALGVGCTLTLLFDIRIASDNAKMGVIFPRVGLMSELGSSYLMPKLIGLSKTAEMMLTGRQYTAQQCLEMGLVSQVVPATQFKQTTQELINDVLQCSPFSLMMTRRALYQGLEGTLETAMSFEMFALEKCYTSAEHKEYVTAFLEKRKPDFGKLKKK encoded by the coding sequence ATGGCTTACGAGACTATTCTCTATGAGGCCGCCAACGCGGTCGCGACGATTACGCTCAATCGCCCGGCCAAGATGAACGCCTACACCGCGACGATGGGCTGGGAGATGTACGACGCGATCGCACGCGCCGACTCCGATCCCGAAGTGCGCGTCATCGTGATGACGGGGGCGGGCGACCGCGCCTTCTGCGCCGGCGCCGACATGTCCATGTTCAACGACAATATCAAGGCCCGCGAAGGCAACGCGGAGCAGCGCAGCGAGCATCGCGAGCGCGGCGGCTCATTGCCCGGCCTGATGCGCAATCTCAGCAAGCCCTCAATCGCCGCGATCAACGGCTACGCGCTCGGCGTGGGATGCACGCTGACGCTGCTGTTCGACATCCGCATCGCGTCGGACAACGCCAAGATGGGCGTGATCTTTCCGCGCGTCGGCCTGATGAGCGAGTTGGGCTCGAGCTATCTGATGCCGAAGCTGATCGGCCTCTCCAAAACGGCCGAGATGATGCTGACCGGGCGCCAGTACACCGCTCAGCAGTGCCTCGAGATGGGCCTCGTGAGCCAGGTCGTGCCGGCGACGCAATTCAAACAGACGACGCAGGAACTTATCAACGATGTCCTCCAGTGCTCGCCGTTTTCGCTGATGATGACGCGGCGCGCGCTCTACCAGGGCCTCGAAGGCACGCTCGAAACGGCGATGAGCTTTGAGATGTTCGCGCTCGAGAAGTGCTATACCAGCGCCGAGCACAAGGAATACGTCACTGCATTCCTGGAAAAGCGCAAGCCGGATTTCGGCAAGCTCAAGAAGAAGTAG
- a CDS encoding competence/damage-inducible protein A — MRERSCALVVVGNEILSGKVQDSNAYFAARELRKIGVALQRIITIPDELPVIAQEVAYCSQNFDIVITSGGVGPTHDDVTIEGVARAFGRKLVIHPLLERIIREHFRDRQLEAGLKMAEVPEGSILNEGGDVRFPTVQIENVYVLPGIPQLFEAKLFSLKARFATDPYFMRAIYSSAHEDVLAEHLNACMREFPELMLGSYPRIGHPEYRVKLTLESKDEAYLARAFAHLMNLLPGDAVVKTE; from the coding sequence ATGCGGGAACGCAGTTGCGCATTGGTGGTGGTGGGCAATGAAATCCTGTCCGGCAAGGTGCAGGATTCCAACGCCTATTTCGCCGCGCGCGAGCTGCGCAAGATCGGCGTCGCTCTTCAGCGTATCATCACGATTCCCGACGAGCTTCCAGTCATCGCGCAGGAAGTTGCCTACTGCTCGCAGAACTTTGACATCGTGATCACGTCGGGCGGAGTCGGCCCGACTCACGACGACGTCACGATCGAGGGTGTCGCGCGCGCCTTCGGGCGCAAGCTGGTAATTCATCCCTTACTCGAGCGGATCATCCGCGAGCATTTCCGCGATCGGCAGCTCGAGGCAGGCCTCAAGATGGCCGAGGTGCCCGAGGGCTCGATTCTCAACGAAGGCGGCGACGTTCGCTTTCCGACCGTTCAAATCGAAAACGTGTACGTGCTGCCGGGAATCCCGCAGCTCTTCGAGGCCAAGCTCTTCTCGCTCAAGGCCCGCTTTGCGACCGACCCGTACTTCATGCGCGCGATTTACTCGAGCGCGCACGAGGACGTGCTGGCGGAGCATCTGAACGCCTGTATGCGGGAGTTTCCCGAGCTGATGCTGGGCTCGTATCCGCGCATCGGACATCCGGAATATCGCGTCAAGCTCACGCTCGAGTCCAAGGATGAAGCCTATCTCGCACGCGCTTTTGCACACCTGATGAACCTGTTGCCTGGCGATGCGGTGGTGAAGACCGAATAA
- a CDS encoding zinc-binding dehydrogenase, with translation MADTASKAAPMRAVTFDNNAPSKFVLREFPRPTPGPGVPVIKVASFSLNRGEVRTALTNAQNGARFGWDIAGTIAESATDGAWPPAGTRVVALDPGGGWAEFSAVPTPFLATLPDSVSFAQAATLPVAGLTSLHALARGGDLSGKRVLINGARGGVGSVACQIARHMGAHVVAAIRDEGHEAFVRSMGADTVAVGANLSGARAHAPFHLILDSVGGASLGAALTMLAPGGTCVLFGVSESETVTFDAGTFYRTGGATLYGVTLRHEFQREMPAAKLAQLVAMTAEGKLKAPIELEASWTEVADIARKLISRDYSGKAVLRI, from the coding sequence ATGGCCGATACTGCTTCCAAAGCTGCGCCGATGCGCGCCGTGACGTTTGATAACAACGCGCCCAGCAAATTCGTCCTGCGTGAATTTCCGCGGCCCACACCTGGTCCGGGCGTTCCGGTAATCAAAGTCGCGAGCTTCTCACTCAATCGTGGCGAGGTTCGCACTGCGCTCACCAACGCTCAGAACGGAGCGCGCTTCGGATGGGATATCGCCGGCACTATCGCCGAGTCCGCGACCGACGGCGCCTGGCCGCCTGCCGGCACGCGCGTTGTCGCGCTCGATCCCGGCGGCGGATGGGCCGAATTCAGCGCCGTGCCGACGCCTTTTCTGGCGACGCTTCCCGATTCCGTCAGCTTCGCGCAGGCGGCGACACTTCCGGTCGCCGGATTGACGTCATTGCACGCGCTCGCAAGGGGCGGTGATCTTTCCGGCAAGCGCGTGTTGATAAATGGAGCGCGCGGCGGTGTCGGCAGCGTCGCATGTCAGATCGCGCGTCACATGGGCGCGCACGTCGTCGCCGCGATTCGCGATGAAGGTCACGAAGCGTTCGTGCGCAGCATGGGCGCCGATACCGTCGCGGTCGGAGCGAATCTTTCCGGAGCGCGAGCGCACGCACCGTTCCATCTGATCCTGGATTCCGTCGGCGGCGCTTCGCTGGGCGCCGCGCTCACGATGCTCGCGCCGGGCGGGACGTGCGTGCTCTTCGGCGTGAGTGAGTCCGAGACAGTCACCTTCGACGCCGGCACGTTTTATCGCACCGGGGGCGCGACTCTCTATGGCGTCACGCTTAGGCACGAATTTCAGCGCGAGATGCCGGCGGCAAAGCTCGCGCAGCTCGTCGCGATGACGGCCGAGGGCAAGCTCAAGGCGCCAATCGAGCTCGAAGCATCATGGACCGAAGTTGCCGATATCGCGCGCAAGCTGATTTCGCGCGACTATTCCGGCAAAGCCGTCCTGCGCATCTAG
- a CDS encoding TetR/AcrR family transcriptional regulator — protein sequence MSTRLRLKGAPRARKPRGSGHERRGEILTAARQMFLKEGYENFTTRKLAARVGLSQTGLYVYFRSKDEILDAVCHATFDGLAEQFRAVAQGLDASPRHLRQLIEAYIDFGLAHPDEYQLTFMAGRGAPKFTHRKNPKLPLEVQGIGMKSFLLLRDAVARMIAAGSLKDGEMTVIAQTIWTAAHGLVSLMIARPGYLLSERRALIDALVDTLLTGLQGSNLSIRKHS from the coding sequence ATGAGTACCAGGCTCCGGCTCAAAGGTGCGCCACGTGCGCGCAAGCCGCGGGGCTCGGGCCACGAGCGGCGCGGCGAGATTTTGACCGCCGCGCGCCAGATGTTCCTCAAGGAAGGTTACGAAAATTTCACCACGCGCAAGCTCGCCGCGCGCGTCGGCCTGTCGCAGACGGGCCTCTACGTTTATTTCAGGAGCAAAGACGAGATCCTCGACGCCGTATGTCACGCCACCTTCGACGGCCTCGCTGAACAGTTTCGCGCTGTGGCCCAAGGACTCGACGCTTCGCCACGTCATCTGCGCCAGTTGATTGAGGCGTACATCGACTTCGGCCTAGCTCATCCAGACGAATACCAACTCACGTTCATGGCGGGGCGCGGCGCGCCGAAGTTCACGCATCGCAAGAATCCCAAGTTGCCCCTCGAAGTGCAGGGCATCGGCATGAAGTCGTTTCTCCTGCTGCGCGACGCTGTGGCGCGGATGATCGCGGCGGGTTCGCTCAAGGATGGCGAGATGACCGTGATCGCGCAGACGATATGGACGGCGGCACACGGGCTCGTGTCCCTCATGATCGCACGGCCCGGCTACCTGCTTTCCGAGCGCCGCGCACTCATCGACGCCTTAGTAGATACTCTCCTCACCGGCTTGCAAGGCTCGAATCTCTCGATTAGAAAACACTCATAA
- a CDS encoding pyridoxamine 5'-phosphate oxidase family protein, whose amino-acid sequence MIEASRYIISIATALCAIVTASTLTAASASQRDFDALSGASYIYIATVRKDGNQSRAVPVWFIGKPDGEILIDTNSTSWKARRIRRGSPVLIWIGSRSGPAFIGKAEFVNDPAVRDFMIERIPKKYWLAWMGFFGPKRAKFDSGAVVTIRIMIESDLAAGFQSQPGTPAPATPDKTSASASRIQN is encoded by the coding sequence ATGATTGAAGCGTCGAGATACATCATCTCAATCGCAACTGCGCTATGCGCGATCGTCACCGCCAGCACGCTCACGGCCGCATCGGCTTCGCAGCGCGATTTCGATGCGCTTTCGGGCGCGAGCTATATCTACATTGCCACCGTGCGCAAAGACGGCAACCAGAGCCGCGCTGTCCCGGTATGGTTCATCGGTAAGCCGGACGGCGAGATCCTTATCGATACCAACAGCACGAGCTGGAAAGCGCGGCGTATCCGGCGCGGCAGTCCGGTGCTCATTTGGATCGGCTCACGCTCGGGGCCTGCGTTTATTGGCAAAGCCGAATTCGTCAACGACCCCGCGGTGCGGGATTTCATGATCGAGCGGATTCCGAAGAAGTATTGGCTCGCATGGATGGGATTCTTTGGACCGAAGCGCGCGAAGTTCGATTCGGGCGCGGTCGTCACGATCCGGATCATGATCGAAAGTGACCTGGCCGCCGGCTTTCAGTCGCAGCCCGGCACCCCCGCGCCGGCGACGCCCGATAAAACCTCCGCGTCGGCCAGCAGAATCCAGAACTAA
- a CDS encoding amidase: protein MPISDDLAFAPAYRLLAMLKSREISAVELTDTFIERIESLNHGINAVVTLVEDRAAREAEDSDNRLGGKGEVRPLEGLPITIKDSIITEGIRSTWGTKKFEHHVATYDAPTVARLRAAGAIIICKTNTPELTMDYDCDNPLFGQTNNPWDHSRVPGGSSGGEAAALASGMAALGLGSDYGGSIRVPSHFCGVTGLKPSWGTIPGAGHMSPGPAAPPPVAHMATIGPMARYVDDLTLAYNIVRGAHPSSPHTVPTPEAHPEQVNIKELRCALFTAACGTPVDSDIRAAVERAGKALQKLGVPVDEVKPPIDEGPEIWWQYAMADGGKLMQALFAGHEHTFRDRLKAQMGGSSGEKSASDYFLIALRRDAWRVQLAEFMEKYPIIIGPPFCSTAFKHGALEVDIDGKNYSLYEANWPVMWGNCAGVPGVVVPAGLDRNKLPTGVQVNGRAFGEESVLAIARALEHELGGFKRPPL, encoded by the coding sequence ATGCCAATCTCTGACGATCTGGCTTTCGCGCCGGCTTATCGCCTGCTGGCGATGCTCAAGAGCCGCGAGATTTCCGCGGTCGAGTTGACGGACACATTCATCGAGCGAATTGAATCGCTCAACCACGGTATCAACGCTGTCGTCACGCTCGTCGAGGACCGCGCGGCGCGCGAGGCCGAGGACTCGGACAACCGGCTCGGCGGCAAAGGTGAGGTGCGCCCGCTCGAGGGTCTGCCGATAACGATCAAGGACTCGATCATCACCGAGGGCATTCGCTCGACGTGGGGCACGAAAAAATTTGAGCATCACGTCGCCACTTACGATGCGCCCACGGTCGCGCGATTGCGCGCTGCCGGCGCGATCATAATCTGCAAGACCAACACCCCCGAACTGACGATGGATTACGACTGCGACAACCCGCTGTTCGGGCAAACCAATAATCCGTGGGATCATTCGCGCGTCCCCGGCGGATCGAGCGGTGGCGAGGCGGCCGCACTCGCAAGCGGGATGGCGGCGCTCGGACTCGGCTCAGACTACGGCGGATCGATCCGCGTGCCGTCGCATTTCTGCGGTGTGACGGGCCTCAAACCTTCATGGGGAACGATTCCTGGCGCGGGGCACATGTCGCCGGGACCCGCCGCTCCGCCTCCTGTAGCGCACATGGCGACGATCGGACCGATGGCGCGCTATGTCGACGACCTCACGCTCGCCTACAACATCGTGCGCGGCGCCCATCCGAGCTCGCCGCACACGGTGCCCACGCCGGAAGCGCATCCCGAGCAGGTGAATATCAAGGAACTACGCTGCGCGCTGTTCACCGCCGCTTGCGGCACTCCGGTCGATTCCGATATTCGCGCTGCGGTCGAGCGCGCGGGCAAGGCGCTGCAGAAGCTCGGTGTCCCCGTCGATGAAGTAAAGCCCCCGATCGACGAGGGGCCGGAGATCTGGTGGCAATACGCGATGGCCGACGGGGGCAAGCTGATGCAGGCGCTGTTCGCCGGCCATGAGCATACGTTCCGCGACCGATTGAAGGCGCAAATGGGTGGCTCGTCGGGCGAGAAATCCGCCTCCGATTATTTCCTGATTGCGTTGCGTCGCGACGCCTGGCGCGTCCAGCTCGCCGAGTTCATGGAAAAGTATCCGATCATCATCGGGCCGCCATTCTGCTCGACGGCCTTCAAGCACGGCGCGCTCGAGGTCGATATCGACGGCAAGAACTACTCGCTCTACGAGGCCAACTGGCCCGTGATGTGGGGCAACTGCGCGGGCGTACCCGGCGTGGTCGTGCCGGCCGGCCTCGATCGCAACAAACTCCCGACGGGCGTGCAGGTGAACGGTCGAGCCTTCGGCGAAGAATCAGTGCTCGCAATCGCACGCGCCCTCGAGCACGAGCTCGGCGGCTTCAAGCGCCCACCGCTCTAA